A single window of Vigna unguiculata cultivar IT97K-499-35 chromosome 1, ASM411807v1, whole genome shotgun sequence DNA harbors:
- the LOC114165294 gene encoding uncharacterized protein LOC114165294 has protein sequence MAKLRLDAAELVKIRQVLKDKEIELGDKETELTNLRVKVDELTPKMEAYETQVQGLVEKCKKLENEKEEMADQLCTTLNQGFQLALNQVKILCPEADISGADITKEVVDGQLVEITDD, from the coding sequence ATGGCGAAACTCCGATTAGACGCCGCCGAGCTCGTCAAGATCCGTCAAGTCTTGAAAGACAAAGAAATTGAACTCGGTGACAAAGAAACTGAGTTGACAAATCTGAGGGTTAAGGTCGATGAGCTGACTCCGAAGATGGAAGCTTATGAAACTCAGGTTCAAGGATTGGTGGAAAAATGCAAGAAACtggaaaatgaaaaggaagaaatgGCCGACCAGTTATGCACCACTTTGAATCAAGGGTTTCAACTGGCTTTGAACCAAGTCAAAATACTCTGCCCCGAGGCTGATATTTCAGGTGCTGATATTACCAAGGAGGTGGTGGATGGCCAACTCGTTGAGATAACTGATGATTAA
- the LOC114189644 gene encoding uncharacterized protein LOC114189644 — MFYLYSGAGFKFYRVPRSVPDFRQRSSWGSDQGFAKRIRPQEHKGKDIRRQIFEASSPYKRAGRKFTPYNLPRQFDKKLTKPVCPQLSEPKIRILKDHELIKHLRFPLEIGRLLGRELSSWCEFHKTHGHDTENCYSLTGQLVSLARRGLMSKYIKDDQSKVEPTQSSPNPIQESHEIPILGDFNTIAGGFAGGGSTRSARKRYARSAIMAITSGPSSPIADLIFTKKDLEDVVPHEDDPVVLSVILMGRNVHRVLIDQGSSADVMFWEAFIGLQIPRDQLLPFDGVLVGFSGEQVEVRGYVNLRTTFSDEHAARTIIIKYIVVNAPSSYNMLLGRPSLNMLGAVVSTTHLKMKFLAEGKVVTMKVDQEVARKCYERSLRSRRDTYNVSQLPARADLPGAELDPRPTTDQGPRPIGELKEVEILPGRKMKIGADLDPTTEAALHHVLRTNMMSFAWSARDMPGINPDILCHRLNINPQIKPRIQRRRRLNDEKAQAASEEIRKLREVGHIREIQYPDWLANVVMVKKANGKWRMCVDFTDLNLACPKDSYPLPNIDILVDRVSGCGLLSFMDAYSGYNQIRMHPSDEDKTAFMGIKANFCYKVMPFGLKNAGATYQRMMDKILQPMLGRNVEAYVDDMVVTSAGIETHALDLQELFDTINKYQLKLNPEKCVFGVRAGKFLGFMITERGIEANPDKCQAIINMRSPSSMKEVQQLTGRMAALSRFLARSGDKGHPYFQCLKKNEKFQWTSECEESFLQLKKYLSQPPVLCKPEKGHPLQLYITVTEYAISSVLVQEKEGKQHPIYFVSKLLHGAERGYPTLEKAALAVVISARKLRPYFQSFSVQVRTDLPVKQILKRPDMTGRLVKWAIELAEYDVSYEPRGPIQAQALSDFIAELTLPVSSTSDLTRQNNEASEWILSVDGASNQQGSGAGVVLEGPGGILIEQSLKFSFKASNNQAEYEALIAGMLLAKEIGATQLAARSDSLLVTGQVNGEFTAKDPQLAKYLDYVKSLAAAFHTFRLTHVPREENSRADLLSKLASYTKPGQQRSVIKETLTTPRVNSSSGFEVMTLGSVSPSQSWMTPIKAFLADGILPTDAVEAQRLKKCSARFTLIDGHLFRFGFSRPLLTCIEEKESERIMSELHEGISGNHIGGRTLLLRVLRAGYFWPTMKKDCLEHAKRCDQCQRHGNLYRAPPEGLHSIHPPWPFHTWGIDILGPFPTAIRQLKYLIVAVEYLTKWIEAEPVASITASKVEKFLWKNIICRFGVPCRLISDNGTQFTSTQTNGQAEAANKVILKALKCRVLASKTSWPDEIPRVLWAYHTTPQSTTHETPFNLVYGTDALLPVEINNPTNSRAKMTWEENSVGIRVNLDVLDEMRELARITGEATKRRVERRYQTKVVPRDFKVGDLVLRRAHLTEMENKLSPKWVGPFRIKEVLPGGAYRMETLDRTSIPRTWNAANLRFYFS, encoded by the exons ATGTTCTACCTTTATAGTGGTGCCGGTTTCAAATTTTACCGtgtcccacg CTCGGTTCCTGACTTCCGCCAACGTAGTAGCTGGGGCTCGGATCAAGGATTCGCTAAAAGGATTCGCCCGCAGGAACATAAGGGAAAAGACATCCGTCGACAGATATTCGAAGCGTCCTCACCCTACAAAAGAGCTGGTCGCAAGTTCACACCATACAACCTACCTCGTCAGTTTGATAAGAAGTTAACTAAGCCCGTGTGTCCCCAACTGTCAGAGCCTAAGATTCGAATCTTGAAAGATCACGAACTGATCAAACATCTGCGTTTTCCCTTGGAGATTGGTCGGCTCCTAGGGAGAGAGCTATCATCTTGGTGTGAATTCCACAAAACCCATGGACATGATACTGAAAATTGTTATTCCCTGACCGGTCAGTTGGTTAGCCTAGCTCGCCGGGGGCTTATGAGTAAATACATCAAAGACGACCAATCCAAGGTAGAACCCACCCAATCGTCACCTAACCCTATACAAGAATCTCACGAGATTCCTATCCTGGGGGACTTCAACACAATAGCAGGGGGATTCGCGGGAGGTGGATCAACAAGGTCGGCCCGGAAGCGATACGCTCGAAGTGCGATCATGGCCATTACCTCGGGTCCGTCCTCACCGATTGCCGacctaatttttacaaaaaaagatCTAGAGGATGTGGTTCCTCATGAAGACGACCCAGTGGTGTTGTCTGTAATTTTGATGGGCAGAAACGTACACAGGGTGTTGATTGATCAAGGAAGTTCCGCAGATGTCATGTTCTGGGAAGCATTCATCGGTTTACAGATCCCTAGAGACCAACTTCTGCCCTTTGATGGAGTCTTGGTAGGATTCTCAGGAGAACAAGTAGAGGTTCGTGGTTATGTAAATTTGAGAACAACTTTTTCCGACGAGCACGCCGCGAGaacgataataataaaatacatcgTCGTTAACGCCCCATCGTCCTACAACATGCTGCTCGGACGGCCCTCTCTCAACATGCTTGGTGCTGTGGTTTCCACCACCCACCTGAAGATGAAATTTCTAGCAGAGGGAAAGGTGGTGACTATGAAAGTAGATCAAGAGGTTGCGCGTAAATGTTACGAACGAAGTTTACGCTCACGACGTGATACTTATAATGTCTCTCAACTTCCTGCTCGGGCCGATCTGCCAGGAGCGGAACTTGATCCGCGACCGACTACAGATCAAGGACCGAGACCCATAGGCGAGCTCAAAGAGGTCGAGATCCTCCCGggaagaaagatgaaaattggCGCAGATCTTGATCCAACCACCGAGGCAGCCTTACACCACGTGCTACGTACGAACATGATGTCATTCGCATGGTCGGCCCGGGATATGCCCGGAATCAACCCAGATATACTTTGTCACAGGTTGAATATAAATCCCCAAATAAAGCCGCGAATTCAGAGACGACGCAGACTCAATGACGAAAAAGCTCAGGCTGCATCTGAAGAAATAAGGAAACTAAGAGAGGTTGGGCATATCCGAGAAATTCAATACCCAGATTGGCTCGCTAATGTAGTGATGGTGAAAAAGGCTAatgggaaatggagaatgtgtgTTGATTTCACCGATTTAAACTTGGCCTGTCCAAAGGATTCTTATCCGCTGCCCAATATCGACATACTCGTAGACCGGGTCTCAGGATGCGGATTGTTAAGTTTTATGGACGCATATTCGGGCTATAATCAGATCCGAATGCATCCTTCCGATGAGGACAAGACCGCATTCATGGGCATCAAGGCGAACTTCTGTTACAAAGTAATGCCTTTCGGCCTTAAAAATGCAGGAGCAACATATCAGAGGATGATGGATAAGATTCTTCAACCTATGTTAGGTAGGAATGTCGAGGCATATGTCGATGATATGGTGGTGACTTCTGCCGGGATTGAGACCCATGCCCTCGATTTGCAAGAGCTTTTTGATACGATCAACAAATATCAGTTGAAGTTAAATCCTGAAAAATGCGTATTCGGAGTCAGAGCCGGAAAATTTTTGGGATTTATGATAACTGAACGAGGTATAGAAGCAAACCCAGACAAATgtcaagccatcatcaacatgAGGAGCCCAAGTAGTATGAAGGAGGTCCAACAGCTGACAGGCCGGATGGCGGCACTCTCCAGATTCCTTGCAAGAAGTGGTGACAAAGGACACccatattttcaatgtttaaagaAGAATGAGAAATTCCAGTGGACCTCAGAGTGTGAAGAATCTTTCCTTCAGTTGAAAAAGTATTTAAGTCAACCCCCAGTGCTCTGTAAGCCAGAGAAAGGACATCCTCTGCAATTATACATCACCGTAACCGAGTACGCCATCAGCTCGGTTTTGGTTCAAGAAAAAGAGGGAAAACAGCATCCAATATATTTTGTCAGCAAATTATTACACGGAGCAGAAAGAGGGTACCCAACCCTTGAAAAAGCCGCTTTGGCAGTCGTCATCTCAGCCAGGAAACTCAGACCCTATTTTCAAAGTTTCAGCGTTCAAGTAAGAACCGACTTACCAGTGAAACAAATACTCAAGCGACCAGACATGACAGGGCGACTTGTTAAGTGGGCAATCGAATTGGCGGAATATGATGTATCCTATGAACCCCGAGGACCTATTCAAGCACAGGCTTTATCCGACTTCATCGCCGAGCTCACCTTACCAGTCTCAAGTACATCCGACCTCACTAGACAGAATAACGAGGCATCTGAGTGGATACTATCTGTTGACGGCGCATCTAATCAGCAAGGCAGTGGGGCAGGCGTGGTACTAGAGGGTCCAGGTGGGATCCTCATAGAACAATCtctaaaattttctttcaaagcTAGCAACAACCAGGCTGAATATGAGGCTTTGATCGCTGGTATGTTATTAGCAAAGGAAATAGGAGCAACTCAACTGGCGGCTCGGAGCGACTCTTTGTTGGTTACAGGCCAAGTCAATGGCGAATTCACTGCTAAAGATCCCCAGCTAGCCAAGTATTTAGATTACGTAAAATCGTTGGCTGCCGCTTTCCATACCTTCAGATTAACTCATGTCCCGCGAGAAGAAAACAGTCGGGCCGATCTCCTATCCAAGCTGGCCAGCTATACCAAACCAGGTCAACAAAGGTCAGTGATAAAAGAAACCCTAACGACCCCTAGGGTTAATTCGTCTAGTGGCTTCGAAGTAATGACATTGGGCAGTGTTTCCCCTTCACAATCTTGGATGACTCCCATCAAAGCCTTCTTAGCTGATGGAATTTTGCCAACAGATGCTGTTGAGGCACAACGTCTCAAGAAATGTTCAGCACGGTTTACCTTAATAGATGGACATCTATTTCGTTTTGGATTTTCGAGGCCTTTATTGACCTGTATTGAGGAAAAAGAGTCTGAAAGAATCATGTCCGAGCTGCATGAAGGAATCAGTGGAAATCATATTGGAGGTCGGACTTTGTTATTAAGGGTTCTAAGAGCAGGGTATTTTTGGCCCACAATGAAGAAAGATTGCCTAGAACATGCCAAACGATGCGACCAATGCCAAAGACACGGAAATCTCTATCGTGCTCCTCCTGAAGGATTACACTCTATACATCCACCTTGGCCTTTTCATACCTGGGGAATAGATATTTTGGGTCCCTTCCCAACGGCTATTCGACAATTGAAATACCTTATCGTGGCAGTGGAGTACCTAACGAAGTGGATCGAAGCAGAGCCAGTCGCTTCCATCACCGCATCAAAAGTCGAAAAATTCTTATGGAAGAACATAATCTGTCGGTTCGGCGTTCCTTGCAGACTCATATCTGACAATGGCACCCAGTTCACCAGCACGCAA ACAAATGGCCAGGCAGAGGCAGCAAACAAGGTCATCTTAAAAGCACTTAAATGTAGAGTGCTCGCTTCCAAAACTTCATGGCCGGATGAGATTCCGAGAGTCTTGTGGGCGTATCACACTACACCTCAGTCAACCACCCATGAAACTCCCTTTAATTTGGTTTACGGAACGGATGCTCTGCTACCCGTTGAAATCAACAATCCTACCAATAGTAGAGCCAAAATGACCTGGGAGGAAAACAGCGTAGGAATCCGAGTCAACCTGGATGTCCTAGACGAAATGCGGGAATTAGCGCGAATCACCGGGGAGGCCACAAAGCGGAGAGTTGAACGAAGGTATCAAACTAAGGTCGTTCCACGCGACTTCAAGGTCGGAGATTTGGTGTTGAGAAGGGCACATCTGACTGAGATGGAGAACAAACTGTCACCCAAATGGGTCGGTCCTTTTCGGATTAAGGAAGTGCTTCCTGGAGGGGCATACAGAATGGAAACTTTAGACAGAACCTCCATACCCAGGACATGGAATGCCGCAAATCTGCGTTTCTATTTTAGTTAA